The following coding sequences are from one Nitrospirota bacterium window:
- the cbiM gene encoding cobalt transporter CbiM, with protein sequence MHISEGVLSAPVLITGAILSAAGIGIGLKKMRYDKIPEVAVLSSAFFVASLIHVPVGPSSIHLVLNGLLGILLGWMAFPSIFVALSLQALLFQFGGFTVLGVNTFNMALPALIAYVIFYPLVKRKNLFLTASAAFLAGMTGIAIGGILIAFALITTGESFTNVAKLILITHLPVMFIEGIITAFCVIFLKKVKPEILEVIR encoded by the coding sequence ATGCACATCTCTGAAGGAGTTTTATCGGCACCTGTTCTAATTACAGGTGCCATACTATCTGCAGCTGGAATTGGTATTGGACTCAAAAAAATGCGATATGATAAGATTCCAGAAGTTGCTGTGCTCTCATCAGCATTTTTTGTTGCATCACTTATTCATGTGCCAGTAGGGCCTTCCAGTATACATCTTGTGCTGAATGGATTACTTGGTATTCTTCTTGGGTGGATGGCATTTCCTTCTATCTTTGTTGCCCTCTCATTGCAAGCACTGCTTTTTCAATTTGGAGGTTTCACCGTACTCGGTGTAAATACATTTAATATGGCATTACCTGCTCTAATTGCATATGTTATTTTTTATCCTCTGGTGAAAAGAAAGAATTTATTTTTAACAGCATCAGCAGCATTCTTGGCTGGAATGACAGGTATAGCCATTGGTGGAATCTTGATTGCATTCGCATTAATTACAACTGGAGAAAGTTTTACAAATGTTGCCAAACTCATTCTCATTACACATCTGCCAGTAATGTTTATAGAGGGAATTATTACAGCTTTTTGTGTTATTTTTTTAAAGAAGGTGAAACCTGAAATTCTGGAGGTTATAAGATGA
- a CDS encoding DUF4198 domain-containing protein — MLLTVVLFTFSFGTAWAHFGMVIPSDDIISKQDKKELTLKVQFIHPFEGHYMDMEKPKTFGVLSGERKEDLLNSLKKKAVKGHTTWEASYKIRQPGDYIFFVEPSPYWEPAEETFIIHYTKVVVNALGLEEGWDTEIGLKTEIVPLTRPYGLWSGNVFQGIVKVDGKPVPYAEVEVEYYNEDGKIKSPADPYITQVIKADGDGVFTYAIPKAGWWGFAALNTADYKIKHDGKEYPVEIGAVIWIKTMEMK, encoded by the coding sequence ATGCTGTTAACTGTTGTTCTTTTTACTTTTTCATTTGGAACTGCATGGGCGCATTTTGGAATGGTCATCCCATCTGACGACATAATATCAAAGCAGGATAAAAAAGAACTAACGTTAAAGGTTCAGTTTATACATCCATTTGAAGGACATTATATGGATATGGAGAAGCCGAAGACGTTTGGAGTATTATCTGGTGAAAGAAAGGAAGACCTTCTTAACTCTTTGAAAAAGAAGGCTGTAAAAGGACATACTACTTGGGAAGCTTCATATAAAATCAGACAGCCCGGAGATTACATATTTTTTGTTGAACCATCACCTTATTGGGAACCAGCAGAAGAGACTTTTATTATTCACTATACCAAAGTAGTTGTTAATGCCCTTGGACTTGAAGAAGGCTGGGATACAGAAATAGGGCTTAAGACAGAGATAGTTCCTCTTACAAGGCCTTATGGACTATGGTCAGGTAATGTTTTTCAAGGAATTGTTAAAGTTGATGGCAAACCTGTTCCTTATGCAGAGGTTGAAGTAGAATATTATAACGAGGACGGAAAGATTAAATCTCCGGCAGATCCCTATATAACTCAAGTAATAAAAGCGGACGGAGACGGTGTATTTACTTATGCAATACCTAAAGCTGGATGGTGGGGTTTTGCAGCATTGAATACCGCTGATTATAAAATTAAACATGACGGGAAAGAATATCCCGTTGAGATTGGAGCTGTTATATGGATTAAAACAATGGAGATGAAGTAA
- a CDS encoding carbohydrate porin: MFSKIRKYFVLDISVIFLFLSVNAFAYDISEKFTVEGTLTGVYQYGDLDIDNVDEADRGAVVFDLGTNFHPTEKDEFQITLSFAAGNGLNYMELFSLAPYADDLEDDLKDINGRNRDYLLEAWYKHTFKFSENMSLGLTGGIIDATAYIDDNNFANDEVAQFMNDSFVNNPLANLPSYDIGGVADLNISNLSLKALFMSSKNEENSEYNYYSLQLAYKLNTGIGEGNYRIYGFITNDKFTAWNGADEENLTGVGISIDQQLSKIIGIFARLGWQDDSAIIGHDQIYSGGVNLNGDLWGRKDDVFGAGYSYLNGADDGEIDNTDAFEAYAKFKISDFSDVTVDFQYISDNMKQGRDQDGLIYGMRVNAYF; the protein is encoded by the coding sequence ATGTTTTCGAAAATTCGAAAATATTTTGTTCTGGACATTAGCGTTATTTTTCTTTTTTTATCCGTAAATGCATTTGCCTATGATATAAGTGAGAAATTTACTGTTGAAGGAACATTGACAGGAGTATATCAATATGGTGATCTGGATATAGATAATGTTGATGAAGCTGACAGAGGAGCGGTAGTATTTGATCTCGGGACTAACTTTCATCCAACAGAAAAAGACGAATTTCAGATAACACTAAGTTTTGCTGCCGGCAATGGACTTAACTACATGGAGCTATTTTCTCTGGCACCTTATGCAGATGACCTTGAGGATGACCTGAAGGATATTAACGGACGGAACAGGGACTATCTCCTTGAAGCCTGGTATAAACATACATTTAAATTTTCTGAAAATATGTCCCTTGGATTAACAGGAGGGATTATAGATGCAACAGCGTATATTGATGATAATAATTTTGCAAATGATGAAGTAGCACAATTTATGAATGATAGTTTTGTTAATAATCCACTCGCAAATCTGCCTTCATATGATATAGGAGGTGTTGCTGATTTGAACATATCAAATCTTTCTCTAAAGGCCCTATTTATGAGTTCGAAAAATGAGGAAAATAGTGAATATAACTATTATTCATTACAACTTGCTTACAAATTAAATACAGGCATTGGTGAAGGCAATTACAGAATATACGGATTTATAACTAACGATAAATTTACAGCATGGAATGGTGCTGACGAAGAAAACTTGACGGGTGTAGGTATATCAATTGATCAGCAACTGAGTAAAATTATTGGTATATTTGCAAGATTGGGTTGGCAGGACGATAGTGCTATTATTGGTCACGATCAGATTTATTCAGGAGGAGTAAATTTAAATGGAGACCTGTGGGGCCGCAAGGATGATGTATTCGGTGCTGGTTACTCATACTTGAATGGTGCGGATGATGGAGAAATAGACAATACCGATGCTTTCGAGGCTTACGCCAAATTTAAAATATCTGATTTCAGTGATGTAACAGTTGATTTTCAGTATATCAGCGACAACATGAAACAAGGCCGAGACCAGGATGGATTGATTTACGGGATGAGAGTCAACGCCTATTTTTAA
- a CDS encoding phenylalanine--tRNA ligase subunit beta: protein MRVSFEWIKDFIDISATTEEVADTLTMIGLEVEGTEYVHGDTVFEINITPNRPDCLSILGISRELSAAFNIPIKIPKHEIARHQAISDYSIEILNPELCNRYTGRLIKNITISESPDWIKKRLEKGGIRTINNIVDITNYVLLEFGHPLHAFDADKIIDKKIIIGTAKVGDKIVTLDGIERILPEGVLLIFDNVKPIAIAGVMGGRDTEVTEKTKNIFLESAYFEPLSIRKTSRLLNLKSESSYRFERGTDILFLENALNRAAFLIQEIAGGTVYRIIDEYPVKYLSEPVLVDYKKVNRLLGTEIQKAEMLEILKRLGMKIEERGDVFLVYPASYRRDIQRESDVSEEIARIYGYNRIPTTLPKTTLSTAKLDNKRVHINKIRDSIRRAGFTEVINYSFANMNKLNMLFIPESDIRRQVITLSNPLNQEDCLLRTTLIPALIDNLKFNLDRGIKDLKIFEIANVFINKGNMLPSEELMLGGIFYREKVPILWKDDTHNYFIVKGAIESLFLELKISGYKFISCSQAFLHHGKSADIFISDMQIGYLGILRPEIIEELDLKKQKPEIVVFEINIDNLMHFIPKGLKFNPIPKYPPVERDISIVVNDTIPSSNIMEIIESFPSDLIEEVSLFDYYKGANIPLDKKSLAFNIIYRSQEKTLTDEEVEKIHTALIKYIINKTGGELRK, encoded by the coding sequence ATGCGTGTTTCATTTGAATGGATAAAAGATTTTATAGATATATCAGCAACAACTGAAGAAGTAGCTGATACATTGACAATGATAGGACTTGAGGTTGAAGGTACCGAATATGTTCACGGAGATACAGTCTTTGAAATAAACATTACACCAAACAGGCCAGACTGTCTAAGTATACTGGGTATTTCAAGAGAGCTTTCTGCTGCATTCAATATCCCCATAAAAATTCCAAAACATGAAATTGCAAGACATCAGGCCATTTCCGATTATTCTATTGAGATTCTAAATCCAGAGCTTTGCAATCGTTATACAGGAAGACTTATTAAAAATATTACCATTTCTGAGTCACCTGATTGGATAAAGAAAAGGCTTGAAAAAGGTGGTATAAGAACAATTAATAATATTGTTGATATTACAAACTATGTTCTTCTGGAGTTTGGACATCCTTTACATGCCTTTGATGCTGATAAGATAATTGATAAGAAGATAATCATTGGTACAGCTAAAGTTGGTGATAAGATTGTAACACTTGATGGCATTGAAAGAATTTTACCTGAAGGCGTACTGCTAATATTTGATAATGTAAAACCCATAGCTATAGCTGGAGTAATGGGTGGTCGTGATACAGAGGTTACGGAAAAGACGAAAAATATTTTTCTTGAAAGTGCTTATTTTGAACCATTGTCAATCAGGAAGACTTCAAGGCTTCTAAATTTGAAAAGTGAATCATCTTATCGGTTTGAAAGAGGCACTGATATTTTATTCCTTGAAAATGCCCTGAACAGAGCAGCATTTTTAATTCAAGAAATTGCTGGAGGAACAGTATACAGAATTATAGACGAATATCCTGTTAAATATTTATCTGAACCTGTTTTAGTGGATTATAAAAAAGTAAATAGACTTCTGGGTACTGAAATTCAAAAAGCTGAAATGCTTGAGATTTTAAAGAGGCTTGGTATGAAAATAGAGGAAAGGGGCGATGTGTTCCTTGTATATCCAGCTTCGTACAGGCGTGATATTCAGAGAGAAAGTGATGTATCAGAAGAGATAGCAAGGATTTATGGTTATAATAGAATTCCAACAACTCTACCAAAAACTACTTTATCCACTGCCAAGTTAGATAATAAGAGGGTACATATTAATAAAATACGCGATTCTATAAGAAGAGCAGGTTTCACAGAAGTTATTAATTACAGTTTTGCTAATATGAACAAACTTAATATGTTATTTATTCCTGAATCAGATATACGTAGACAGGTAATTACTTTAAGCAATCCTCTAAATCAAGAAGATTGTCTTTTAAGGACTACCCTTATCCCTGCCCTTATTGATAATTTGAAATTTAATCTTGACAGAGGGATTAAGGACTTAAAGATTTTTGAGATAGCAAATGTTTTTATAAATAAGGGGAATATGCTTCCTTCTGAAGAGTTAATGCTTGGAGGAATTTTCTATAGAGAAAAAGTACCTATTCTCTGGAAAGACGATACACACAATTATTTTATTGTAAAAGGTGCGATTGAATCTCTGTTTTTAGAATTGAAAATATCCGGATATAAATTTATTTCTTGTTCTCAAGCATTTTTACATCACGGCAAATCAGCTGATATATTTATATCTGATATGCAGATAGGCTATCTTGGGATTCTGCGTCCTGAAATCATTGAAGAACTTGACTTAAAAAAGCAAAAGCCTGAAATTGTGGTCTTTGAGATTAACATTGATAATCTTATGCACTTCATACCCAAAGGTTTAAAATTTAATCCGATACCCAAATACCCACCAGTTGAACGTGATATATCAATTGTTGTTAATGATACCATCCCTTCTTCTAATATTATGGAGATAATAGAGTCTTTTCCTTCTGATCTTATTGAAGAAGTTTCTCTGTTTGACTATTATAAAGGGGCTAATATCCCCTTGGATAAGAAAAGTCTTGCATTCAATATAATATATAGATCTCAGGAAAAAACCCTGACAGATGAAGAGGTAGAGAAAATCCATACTGCACTTATAAAATATATTATTAACAAAACAGGTGGGGAATTGAGAAAATAG
- the pheS gene encoding phenylalanine--tRNA ligase subunit alpha, with protein sequence MEEILSLKNSFLSESKAVKTLSELQQLRVKYLGKRGLITERLKALPTISPELKPAYGRAVNEVKTYIEREIKNIESTLKDEDHKKRILSETIDITLPGRFSQFGREHPINKILAEISQIFISMGFEIEEGPEVELDYYNFEALNIPKNHPARDMQDTFYISDEVVLRTHTSPVQIRVMEKRKPPLKIIAFGKVYRCDADISHTPMFHQVEGFMVDKEIAFSDLKGVLKEFINTMFGAEISLRFRPSFFPFTEPSAEVDMECIFCSGDGCRICKNTGWLEILGAGMINPRVFEMVGYDIDKYSGFAFGMGVERIAMLKYSIDDIRIFFENDLRFLRQF encoded by the coding sequence GTGGAAGAAATCCTGTCGCTCAAAAATTCATTCCTTAGTGAATCAAAGGCTGTTAAAACTCTCTCGGAACTTCAACAGCTAAGGGTGAAATATCTTGGGAAGAGAGGTCTTATTACTGAAAGACTTAAGGCTCTTCCTACAATTTCTCCTGAACTGAAACCAGCTTACGGCAGAGCAGTCAATGAGGTTAAAACCTATATAGAGCGTGAAATAAAGAATATCGAATCTACCCTCAAAGATGAAGATCATAAAAAAAGGATTCTTTCTGAAACTATTGATATAACTCTTCCTGGAAGATTTAGTCAATTTGGAAGAGAGCATCCTATCAACAAAATACTCGCTGAGATATCTCAAATTTTCATATCAATGGGTTTTGAGATTGAGGAAGGACCTGAAGTCGAGCTTGACTATTATAATTTTGAAGCATTAAATATACCCAAAAATCATCCTGCACGCGATATGCAGGATACTTTTTATATTTCTGATGAAGTTGTGCTCAGAACTCATACTTCACCCGTACAGATCCGCGTTATGGAGAAAAGAAAACCCCCTTTGAAAATCATCGCTTTTGGAAAAGTATATCGTTGTGATGCTGATATAAGTCATACACCTATGTTTCATCAGGTTGAAGGATTTATGGTTGATAAAGAAATCGCTTTTAGCGATCTCAAAGGCGTGCTTAAGGAATTTATCAACACAATGTTTGGTGCAGAAATTTCTTTGAGATTCAGGCCGAGTTTTTTCCCTTTTACAGAGCCAAGCGCAGAGGTTGATATGGAATGTATATTCTGTTCTGGAGATGGTTGTAGAATATGTAAAAATACAGGATGGCTTGAGATACTTGGTGCAGGAATGATTAATCCAAGAGTTTTTGAGATGGTTGGTTATGATATTGATAAGTACTCCGGGTTTGCTTTCGGAATGGGTGTTGAACGAATAGCTATGCTCAAATATTCAATCGATGATATAAGGATTTTCTTTGAAAACGATCTGCGCTTTCTAAGGCAGTTTTGA
- the rplT gene encoding 50S ribosomal protein L20: MPRAKGGFKTRRRRKVILERAKGYYGSKSHLYRIATEAVDKALQYAYRDRKAKKRDFRALWIIRINAAVKTFGLTYSQFMARLKKANISLNRKLLADMAYNDPAAFSELVEKVKS, from the coding sequence ATGCCAAGGGCAAAAGGCGGATTCAAGACACGTAGAAGAAGAAAGGTGATTTTAGAAAGAGCGAAAGGTTATTACGGATCAAAAAGCCATCTTTACAGAATAGCTACAGAAGCTGTAGATAAAGCACTGCAATATGCTTATAGAGACCGTAAAGCGAAAAAACGTGATTTTCGGGCTCTATGGATTATACGTATTAATGCAGCAGTGAAGACCTTCGGATTGACATACAGTCAATTCATGGCACGACTTAAAAAAGCTAATATATCTTTAAACAGAAAGCTACTTGCTGACATGGCATATAATGATCCTGCTGCATTTTCAGAACTTGTTGAAAAAGTAAAAAGCTAA
- the rpmI gene encoding 50S ribosomal protein L35 — protein MPKLRTHRGAAKRFKVTGKGKIKKRSGYKSHLLTGKSAKRTRRLRTGSLVSEREKNKIKKLIPYL, from the coding sequence ATGCCAAAACTTAGAACACATAGAGGAGCTGCGAAAAGATTTAAAGTAACCGGCAAAGGAAAGATAAAAAAAAGGAGCGGATATAAGAGTCATCTTCTTACAGGAAAGTCAGCAAAGAGAACAAGAAGGCTCAGAACAGGCAGTTTGGTTTCCGAAAGAGAAAAGAATAAAATTAAGAAACTTATTCCATATTTATAA
- a CDS encoding translation initiation factor IF-3: MTKDIRVNEQIRAREVRLIDANGEQLGIMSVSEALKVAENRGLDLVEVAPGVVPPVCKILDFGKYRYQLSKRQTQKKPMSIKEIKIRPQITEYDLGLKVKSIRRFLDEGNKAKITMYFRGREIIRPELGMKVFAKLTEMLTGKFNIEQSPKLEANHITMVIAPK; the protein is encoded by the coding sequence ATAACAAAAGATATAAGGGTTAATGAACAAATAAGAGCAAGAGAGGTCAGGTTAATTGACGCAAATGGTGAGCAGCTTGGGATAATGTCAGTGAGTGAAGCTTTAAAGGTAGCAGAAAACAGAGGGCTTGATCTTGTAGAAGTTGCACCAGGTGTTGTTCCCCCTGTATGCAAGATACTGGATTTCGGGAAATACAGGTATCAATTGAGCAAACGGCAGACACAGAAAAAACCGATGAGTATAAAGGAGATTAAAATTAGACCTCAGATAACAGAATACGACCTCGGGCTAAAAGTAAAAAGTATCAGACGTTTCCTTGATGAAGGTAATAAGGCAAAGATAACCATGTATTTTAGAGGGAGGGAGATTATTAGACCTGAACTCGGGATGAAGGTCTTTGCAAAGCTGACTGAAATGCTGACAGGAAAATTTAACATAGAGCAATCACCAAAATTAGAAGCCAATCATATAACTATGGTCATCGCGCCAAAATAA
- the thrS gene encoding threonine--tRNA ligase has protein sequence MCIINAVLSCQLILFYKGGIRISSIDFDSPEDRKIYRHSTSHIMAHAVKEIFPEAKLGIGPAIEDGFYYDFDIDRPFTPEDLSLIENKMAEIIRKNNPFIRKIVRKSEAIEIFKKLGEDYKVELLNEIPDEEVSLYEEGSFIDLCKGPHLDSTGQISAFKLLNIAGAYWRGDENNKMLQRIYGTCFKDEKELKKYLDFLEEVKKRDHRKLGKELDLYSTGDEIGAGLIIWHPNGAMVRRIIEDFWLNEHYRAGYKILYTPHIAKLDLWRKSGHIDFYRENMYSPMEIEGVDYEIKPMNCPFHIHVYKNTLRSYKELPLRYAELGTVYRYERSGVLHGLLRVRGFTQDDAHIFCREDQIEEEILNVLDFTILILKTFGFENYDIYLSTRPEKYVGTSENWERATNALKRALDIKKLSYNIDPGEGVFYGPKIDIKVKDSLNRPWQCSTIQVDFNNPDRFEMTYRGSDGKEHKPIMIHRALMGSLERFFGILIEHYAGAFPVWLAPVQVAILTIADRHTDFAKRISDILTSENIRTELNTENEKIGYKVRNATIKKVPYLVIIGDKEMSENTVTVRKLNGDNVGPLTTEDFIRMLKTRIKEKSLEI, from the coding sequence TTGTGTATTATAAATGCTGTTTTAAGTTGTCAACTGATCTTATTTTATAAAGGAGGGATTCGGATTAGCAGTATTGATTTTGATTCTCCTGAAGACAGGAAAATTTACAGGCATAGTACCTCTCATATTATGGCTCATGCTGTGAAGGAAATCTTCCCTGAAGCAAAACTCGGAATCGGTCCTGCAATAGAAGATGGTTTCTATTATGACTTTGATATCGATCGACCATTTACGCCAGAAGACCTTTCTTTGATAGAGAACAAGATGGCAGAAATAATCAGGAAAAATAATCCATTTATACGCAAGATTGTGCGAAAGAGCGAAGCCATAGAGATATTCAAAAAATTAGGTGAAGACTATAAGGTCGAACTACTCAATGAAATACCAGATGAAGAGGTTTCATTATATGAAGAAGGTAGTTTTATCGATCTTTGCAAAGGACCGCACCTTGATTCAACAGGACAGATATCTGCATTTAAACTTCTTAATATTGCAGGTGCTTATTGGCGTGGTGATGAGAATAATAAAATGCTTCAGCGTATTTATGGGACTTGCTTTAAAGATGAAAAAGAATTAAAGAAATATCTGGATTTTCTGGAAGAAGTTAAAAAAAGAGATCACAGAAAGCTCGGCAAAGAACTTGATCTTTATAGCACAGGAGATGAAATCGGAGCTGGCCTTATTATCTGGCATCCTAATGGTGCAATGGTCAGAAGAATTATAGAAGATTTCTGGCTGAATGAACACTACAGAGCAGGTTATAAAATTTTATATACGCCTCATATAGCAAAACTTGATTTATGGAGAAAGAGTGGACATATAGATTTCTACAGGGAAAATATGTATTCTCCTATGGAGATTGAAGGTGTCGATTATGAGATTAAACCCATGAATTGTCCATTCCATATTCACGTATATAAGAATACATTGAGGAGTTATAAAGAACTTCCGTTACGTTATGCTGAGTTGGGGACTGTCTACAGATATGAAAGGTCTGGCGTCTTACACGGACTTCTCAGGGTTCGAGGTTTTACGCAGGACGATGCACATATCTTTTGCAGGGAAGATCAAATTGAAGAAGAGATTCTCAATGTTCTTGATTTTACTATTTTAATTCTTAAAACATTTGGTTTCGAAAATTATGATATATATTTGTCAACAAGACCGGAGAAATATGTTGGGACATCTGAGAACTGGGAAAGAGCAACAAATGCTCTTAAGAGAGCACTTGATATTAAAAAACTTTCTTATAATATTGACCCTGGCGAAGGTGTTTTTTATGGTCCAAAAATAGATATTAAAGTAAAAGATTCACTAAACAGACCATGGCAGTGTAGCACAATACAGGTAGATTTTAATAATCCGGACAGATTTGAGATGACATATAGAGGTAGTGATGGAAAAGAACATAAGCCAATCATGATACATAGGGCATTAATGGGTTCTTTGGAAAGATTTTTTGGGATATTGATTGAGCATTATGCAGGAGCATTTCCTGTTTGGCTTGCTCCTGTTCAAGTTGCTATTCTAACAATAGCTGATCGGCATACTGATTTTGCAAAGCGGATATCAGATATCCTCACTTCAGAAAATATCAGAACAGAGTTGAATACTGAAAATGAAAAAATTGGATATAAGGTCAGAAACGCTACTATTAAGAAGGTGCCTTATTTGGTTATAATAGGTGATAAGGAGATGTCAGAAAATACAGTAACAGTGAGAAAACTCAATGGTGATAATGTTGGTCCTCTCACTACAGAGGATTTTATCAGAATGTTAAAAACAAGAATAAAGGAAAAAAGTCTGGAAATTTAA
- the def gene encoding peptide deformylase, which translates to MAIIEIKKYPDKILKQKTVDVTDLNSDTQYLIDNMIETMYSVRGLGLAANQVGVSRRLCVIDCSSKEDKGQIIVLANPLIIEREGTIESEEGCLSIPGYISSIKRSEKVFVKGLDREGKQIELEATGLLARVLQHEIDHLDGLLFIDRMSPIKREFFKRRYKKYLQEIKNK; encoded by the coding sequence ATGGCGATAATCGAGATAAAAAAATATCCTGATAAGATACTTAAACAAAAAACCGTAGATGTAACGGATCTGAATTCGGATACACAATATCTTATTGATAATATGATTGAAACAATGTATTCTGTCAGAGGTTTAGGACTGGCTGCAAATCAAGTTGGGGTCTCTCGTCGGTTATGTGTTATTGATTGTTCATCAAAAGAAGACAAAGGCCAGATAATTGTTCTTGCAAATCCCTTGATCATAGAGAGAGAGGGCACGATTGAATCTGAAGAGGGTTGTCTGAGTATTCCTGGATATATATCATCAATCAAACGTTCCGAAAAAGTGTTTGTTAAGGGTCTCGACAGAGAAGGTAAACAAATAGAACTGGAAGCAACAGGCCTTCTCGCAAGAGTTCTTCAACATGAAATTGATCACCTTGACGGACTTCTATTTATTGACAGAATGAGTCCTATAAAAAGAGAATTTTTTAAAAGGCGTTATAAAAAGTACTTACAGGAAATAAAAAACAAATAA
- a CDS encoding methionyl-tRNA formyltransferase: protein MRIIFFGTPEFALPSLDILISSEEEIIAVVSQPDKRRGRISISSPTPVKELALRNGLNVLQPTNIKSQIFIDELRNMNPELIIVVAYGKILPLEILQIPKFGCINLHASLLPKYRGAAPVQWAIINGEKITGITTMFMDEGLDTGDILLQEEIEISFDDTAETLSKKLAKSGASLLMKTIIKIKDRSITPIAQTGIPSYAPPLKKEDGKIIWSKTSQEIFNFVRGMYPWPGAYCYLDEKRIKILRVSVLEGNGKPGRIEKAEKELIVGTGKGLISILELQPEGKKPMTANAFIQGRKVKEGSFFDKP from the coding sequence ATGCGTATAATATTTTTTGGCACTCCTGAGTTTGCTCTTCCATCACTGGATATACTTATAAGTTCAGAAGAAGAAATAATCGCTGTTGTTTCACAGCCTGACAAAAGAAGAGGGAGGATAAGTATCTCTTCCCCTACCCCTGTAAAAGAACTTGCTCTCAGAAATGGATTAAATGTTTTACAACCTACGAATATTAAAAGCCAGATATTTATTGATGAACTGAGGAACATGAATCCCGAACTAATTATTGTTGTTGCATACGGAAAAATTCTTCCTCTTGAAATACTTCAGATTCCAAAGTTTGGATGTATCAATTTACATGCTTCACTGCTTCCTAAATACAGAGGGGCTGCTCCAGTACAGTGGGCTATAATCAATGGTGAAAAGATAACCGGGATTACCACTATGTTCATGGACGAAGGGCTTGATACTGGTGATATATTGCTTCAGGAAGAGATAGAAATCTCATTTGATGATACTGCTGAGACCTTAAGTAAAAAACTTGCTAAATCAGGTGCATCATTGTTAATGAAAACTATAATAAAAATAAAAGACCGTTCAATCACGCCAATCGCTCAAACAGGAATACCGAGTTATGCACCACCTCTAAAAAAAGAAGACGGGAAGATTATATGGTCAAAGACTTCACAAGAGATATTTAATTTTGTACGCGGCATGTATCCATGGCCTGGCGCTTATTGTTATTTAGACGAAAAAAGAATTAAAATTCTGCGGGTTAGTGTTCTTGAAGGAAACGGAAAACCTGGCAGGATTGAAAAAGCAGAAAAGGAACTCATAGTAGGAACAGGAAAAGGTCTTATATCGATTTTAGAACTCCAACCTGAAGGTAAAAAACCTATGACCGCTAATGCATTCATTCAGGGAAGAAAGGTAAAAGAGGGTTCTTTCTTTGATAAGCCGTAA
- a CDS encoding DUF116 domain-containing protein: protein MISRKWMRGFILKILYPILMIIGSFFKHKKEGFQSFIINFNNSLVKKEKFNPKKILLLLPHCLQMDECDIRLTYNIYNCKRCGRCEIKDLIQIAEENNLTLSVATGGSLARRIVNNTKPDAIVAVACENDLSSGIADIYPLPVLGIPNIRPFGPCINTMVDLSKVREYIEFFAKKSEN from the coding sequence TTGATAAGCCGTAAATGGATGAGAGGATTTATATTAAAAATTTTATACCCTATACTTATGATTATTGGTTCCTTTTTTAAACATAAGAAAGAGGGTTTTCAAAGTTTTATTATCAATTTTAATAATTCGCTTGTGAAAAAAGAAAAATTCAATCCTAAAAAAATACTTCTCCTTCTACCACATTGTCTCCAGATGGATGAATGTGACATCAGGCTTACATACAATATTTATAACTGTAAAAGATGTGGGAGATGTGAAATTAAAGACCTCATTCAGATAGCTGAAGAAAATAATCTGACACTTTCTGTTGCAACAGGAGGTTCACTCGCAAGAAGAATAGTAAACAATACAAAACCGGATGCCATAGTTGCAGTTGCATGTGAAAATGATCTAAGCAGCGGGATTGCTGACATTTATCCATTGCCGGTTTTGGGTATACCAAATATTCGGCCGTTTGGACCATGTATTAATACAATGGTTGATCTGTCAAAAGTCAGGGAATATATTGAATTTTTCGCCAAAAAAAGTGAAAATTAA